From the genome of Paracoccus seriniphilus, one region includes:
- a CDS encoding response regulator transcription factor — protein MPGLKKILLVDDEEDLREALAEQLVATDEFDVIEAGSGAEAVEASKHAIYDLVILDVGLPDTDGRELCKKLRKLNVKCPIVMLTGHDTDADTILGLDAGANDYVTKPFKFPVLLARLRAQLRTHEQSEDAIFQLGPYTFKPAMKMLIDQKDRKIRLTEKETNILKFLYRAQDGVVPRDVLLHEVWGYNAGVTTHTLETHIYRLRQKIEPDPGNARLLVTESGGYRLVA, from the coding sequence AACTTGTCGCGACTGACGAGTTCGACGTGATCGAAGCCGGCAGCGGGGCCGAGGCGGTCGAGGCCAGCAAACATGCGATCTATGACCTTGTCATTCTGGATGTCGGCCTGCCCGATACCGACGGGCGCGAGCTGTGCAAGAAGCTGCGCAAGCTGAACGTGAAATGCCCGATCGTGATGCTGACGGGGCATGACACCGATGCCGATACCATCCTTGGGCTGGATGCCGGTGCCAATGATTATGTGACCAAGCCGTTCAAGTTCCCTGTTCTTCTGGCCCGGCTGCGGGCGCAACTGCGCACCCATGAGCAATCCGAAGACGCGATCTTCCAGCTTGGGCCCTATACCTTCAAACCGGCAATGAAGATGCTGATCGACCAGAAGGACCGCAAGATCCGCCTGACCGAAAAGGAAACCAATATCCTGAAATTCCTCTATCGGGCCCAGGATGGCGTCGTGCCGCGCGATGTGCTGCTGCATGAGGTCTGGGGCTATAATGCCGGCGTCACCACCCATACGCTGGAAACGCATATCTATCGCCTGCGCCAGAAGATCGAGCCCGATCCCGGCAATGCCCGCCTGCTGGTGACCGAATCCGGCGGATACCGGCTGGTGGCCTGA